One window of Phycisphaeraceae bacterium genomic DNA carries:
- a CDS encoding sugar kinase produces MSLIVTGTVGIDTVYTPSGEHRENVLGGSCAYFAAAAQHHANVRIVGVVGDDFPDEFRTVLKHMPNIGLEGLETRKGSKTFRWGGKYLENMDSRETLYTELNVLIEEPPAVPAQYRDSKLVFLANSHPAVQMGLLEQIEQPSLSVADTMDLWIDTARPELDALMRKVDGLVLNYDEAQQLTGLTNTVAAARKITTMGPKFVVVKKGEHGCLFVHGNRVGAIPAFPSDSVIDPTGAGDSFAGGMMGYLASRVEKGEIADVLSDFAVFRSALAHGTVMASYVIESFSLDRIANVTRDEGNARFHQFREMVVF; encoded by the coding sequence ATGTCCCTGATTGTCACCGGAACCGTTGGCATTGATACCGTCTACACCCCTTCCGGCGAGCATAGAGAGAACGTGCTCGGCGGTTCGTGTGCCTACTTCGCCGCGGCTGCGCAACATCACGCCAACGTACGCATCGTCGGTGTTGTCGGCGATGATTTCCCGGATGAGTTTCGCACGGTGCTCAAGCACATGCCGAACATCGGGCTTGAGGGACTTGAAACACGCAAGGGATCCAAGACCTTCCGCTGGGGCGGGAAGTATCTCGAGAACATGGACTCCCGCGAGACCCTCTACACCGAACTCAACGTCCTGATCGAGGAGCCGCCCGCTGTCCCAGCGCAGTACCGAGACTCCAAGCTTGTCTTTCTCGCCAACTCGCATCCCGCGGTCCAGATGGGCCTGCTGGAACAGATTGAGCAGCCTTCGCTTTCGGTCGCCGACACTATGGATCTCTGGATCGACACCGCCCGTCCCGAACTCGATGCCCTCATGCGCAAGGTCGACGGGCTTGTTCTCAACTATGACGAGGCCCAGCAGCTCACCGGCCTGACCAACACCGTTGCTGCGGCTCGCAAGATCACCACCATGGGGCCAAAGTTTGTCGTCGTGAAGAAGGGCGAGCACGGGTGCCTGTTTGTCCATGGCAATCGCGTTGGCGCTATCCCCGCGTTCCCCAGCGACTCGGTCATCGATCCCACCGGTGCCGGCGATTCCTTCGCTGGTGGCATGATGGGCTATCTTGCTTCCCGTGTGGAGAAAGGGGAAATCGCTGATGTCCTCTCGGACTTCGCTGTCTTCCGCTCCGCACTGGCGCACGGCACCGTCATGGCCAGCTACGTCATCGAGTCCTTCTCGCTCGATCGCATCGCCAACGTCACCCGCGATGAAGGTAACGCAAGGTTCCACCAGTTCCGCGAGATGGTTGTCTTCTGA
- a CDS encoding YebC/PmpR family DNA-binding transcriptional regulator: MAGHSKWANIRHKKAAVDKKRGRMWSKCSRAIMAAAREGGGDPASNLALRYAIDEARYANMPKDTIERAVKKGAGELGGGKMESVRYEGYGPNGVAIIADALTDNRNRTAPEVKMVFSKYNGNMGASGSVAYSFDTVGQILVEAGKTTEDVVINAAIDAGATDVEAPEDDDGFWVVSTEPTQFHAVREALENAKIEISSAEIALIPQNTVAVAGDDAKKVLTLIDALEELEDVQKVYSNADISEEDYAAFDS; the protein is encoded by the coding sequence ATGGCAGGCCATAGTAAATGGGCCAATATCAGGCATAAAAAAGCGGCCGTTGATAAGAAACGCGGTCGCATGTGGTCCAAGTGCTCACGGGCGATTATGGCTGCTGCGCGCGAGGGCGGGGGTGACCCTGCGTCAAATCTTGCACTGCGGTACGCGATCGACGAGGCTCGATACGCCAACATGCCCAAGGACACCATTGAGCGAGCGGTCAAAAAGGGCGCAGGAGAACTCGGCGGCGGCAAGATGGAGTCCGTCAGGTACGAGGGATACGGCCCCAACGGCGTTGCCATCATTGCCGATGCGCTGACAGACAATCGCAACCGCACCGCGCCGGAAGTGAAGATGGTCTTCTCAAAGTACAATGGGAATATGGGCGCTTCGGGCTCCGTTGCCTACTCGTTCGACACGGTTGGCCAGATTCTCGTCGAGGCGGGAAAGACGACGGAAGATGTCGTTATAAACGCGGCGATTGACGCGGGTGCGACAGATGTTGAAGCACCGGAGGACGACGACGGCTTCTGGGTCGTTTCAACAGAGCCAACACAGTTCCACGCTGTACGCGAAGCGCTTGAGAATGCGAAGATCGAAATATCGTCCGCCGAGATCGCGTTAATCCCGCAGAACACTGTCGCTGTTGCTGGCGATGATGCAAAGAAAGTGTTAACGCTGATCGATGCGTTGGAAGAGCTTGAGGATGTGCAGAAGGTATACTCGAACGCGGATATCAGCGAGGAAGACTACGCAGCATTCGACTCGTAA